The Vicia villosa cultivar HV-30 ecotype Madison, WI linkage group LG1, Vvil1.0, whole genome shotgun sequence genome includes a region encoding these proteins:
- the LOC131625824 gene encoding chloride channel protein CLC-c-like, whose amino-acid sequence MDHQWEADEADERIEIGGDGDHDDGDDDQKQPLLVRRRTNVSSQLAIVGANKSPIQSLDYEMIENDLLKQDWRSRTKVEIYQYVTLKWTLALLIGLITGLVGFFNNLGVENIAGFKLLLTNNLMLKQKYHQAFAVYFGCNMILGVGAAALCAYIAPAAAGSGIPEVKAYLNGIDAHSILAPSTLFVKIFGSILGVAGGFIVGKEGPMVHTGACIANLLGQGGSRKYRLTWRWLRYFKNDRDRRDLITCGAAAGVAAAFRAPVGGVLFALEEAASWWRSALLWRTFFTTAVVAVVFRGLTQFCHQGGGKCGLFGEGGLIMFDVNSLEPAYTTPDLLAVIFLGVIGGLMGSLYNYLVDKVLRTYTTINGKGPIFKILLVMVISFMTSCIRFGLPLLSKCVPCPGECPNSSSAGFSLHYDSFQCPPNHFNDLSSLLFTTNDDAIRKLFIDSSESSNAAFQLSSLIIFFVAIYLLGIVTYGVAIPSGLFIPVILAGASYGRLVGTVLNPFTDLDAGYFALLGAASFLGGTMRMTVSLCVILLELTNNLLMLPLVMLVLLVSKTVADCFNKGVYDQIVMLKGLPFMEAHAEPYMKNLVAGDVVSCPLFTFCGIEKVGNIVHALKVTGHHGFPVIDEPPLTDAPELCGLVLRSHLLVLLKHKTLFTRKRVMTRSTIINKLKASDFAKPGLGRGITLEDLEISQEDMEMFVDLHPITNKSPYTVVETMSLAKAALLFRELGLRHLLVVPKIPGRPPIVGILTRHDFMPEYILGLFPSLNPHK is encoded by the exons ATGGATCATCAGTGGGAGGCAGACGAAGCAGATGAAAGAATTGAGATTGGCGGCGACGGCGACCATGACGACGGTGATGATGATCAGAAACAACCGTTGCTGGTTCGACGGAGAACCAATGTATCTTCTCAACTCGCCATCGTTGGAGCCAATAAATCTCCAATTCAAAGTCTTGATTACGA GATGATTGAGAATGATCTATTGAAGCAGGACTGGAGGTCAAGAACAAAGGTTGAGATATACCAATATGTTACTCTCAAGTGGACCCTTGCACTTCTTATTGGTTTAATTACAGGACTTGTTGGCTTCTTTAACAACCTTGGAGTTGAAAATATTGCTGGTTTCAAACTTCTACTAACTAATAATCTCATGCTCAAGCAAAAGTATCATCAAGCATTTGCAGTCTACTTTGGCTGTAACATGATTTTAGGGGTTGGCGCCGCAGCTCTCTGTGCTTACATTGCCCCTGCAGCCGCAGGTTCCGGTATACCAGAGGTCAAGGCATACCTCAATGGCATTGATGCACATTCTATATTGGCTCCATCTACCCTCTTTGTCAAG ATATTTGGTTCGATTTTAGGAGTTGCTGGTGGTTTTATTGTGGGGAAAGAAGGACCTATGGTACATACAGGTGCTTGCATTGCTAATTTACTCGGACAAGGTGGTTCTCGTAAATATAGACTCACTTGGAGATGGCTCAGATACTTCAAAAACGATAGAGATCGAAGGGATTTGATCACGTGCGGTGCAGCTGCAGGTGTTGCAGCTGCCTTCCGTGCCCCCGTTGGAGGAGTCCTTTTCGCGCTCGAAGAAGCAGCTTCGTGGTGGAGGAGCGCTCTTCTGTGGCGCACGTTTTTCACCACAGCGGTTGTAGCAGTTGTTTTTAGGGGTCTTACCCAATTTTGCCATCAAGGAGGAGGCAAATGTGGTCTATTTGGAGAAGGAGGACTCATCATGTTTGATGTCAATTCATTAGAGCCGGCCTACACCACACCCGACCTACTCGCAGTTATATTTCTTGGAGTCATTGGTGGTCTCATGGGAAGCTTGTACAATTATCTTGTCGACAAAGTCCTTCGCACTTACACCACCATAAATGG GAAAGGTCCTATATTCAAAATTCTACTAGTGATGGTTATCTCGTTTATGACCTCTTGTATTCGATTTGGGCTACCGTTGCTATCAAAGTGTGTGCCATGTCCAGGAGAGTGCCCGAACTCATCATCCGCGGGCTTTTCGTTACACTATGACAGTTTTCAGTGTCCACCAAACCACTTCAACGATCTCAGCTCTCTCCTTTTCACTACCAACGACGATGCCATCCGCAAACTATTCATCGATAGCTCTGAATCTTCCAACGCTGCATTTCAATTATCAAGTCTCATAATTTTCTTCGTGGCGATATACTTGCTTGGAATTGTCACATACGGTGTTGCCATTCCCTCTGGTCTCTTCATTCCTGTCATACTTGCAGGAGCTTCATACGGGCGTCTAGTAGGGACCGTGTTAAATCCATTCACGGATCTCGATGCAGGCTATTTCGCTCTCCTCGGAGCTGCATCTTTCCTCGGTGGCACCATGAGAATGACAGTTTCTCTCTGCGTCATACTTCTCGAACTCACTAACAACTTGTTGATGCTCCCATTAGTTATGCTGGTTCTCCTTGTTTCTAAAACAGTGGCGGATTGTTTCAACAAAGGTGTTTATGATCAGATTGTGATGTTGAAAGGACTTCCTTTCATGGAGGCACATGCAGAGCCATACATGAAGAATTTAGTCGCAGGCGATGTTGTATCCTGTCCACTCTTTACTTTCTGCGGAATCGAGAAAGTTGGTAACATTGTCCATGCATTAAAAGTGACAGGACATCACGGCTTTCCTGTGATCGACGAGCCGCCTTTAACCGATGCTCCCGAGTTATGCGGTTTGGTGTTGAGGTCTCATCTGCTAGTACTTCTCAAGCACAAGACATTGTTCACTAGGAAGAGAGTTATGACAAGGTCTACCATTATTAATAAGTTGAAGGCAAGTGATTTCGCGAAACCGGGTTTAGGGAGAGGGATAACTCTGGAAGATTTAGAAATATCTCAAGAGGATATGGAAAtgtttgttgatcttcatccaaTAACTAACAAATCTCCATATACTGTTGTTGAAACAATGTCTCTTGCAAAAGCTGCTCTTCTTTTTAGGGAACTTGGACTCAGACACTTGCTAGTTGTGCCCAAGATACCAGGA AGGCCTCCAATTGTTGGGATCCTAACAAGACATGATTTCATGCCAGAGTATATTTTGGGGCTATTCCCTAGCTTGAATCCACACAAGTAG
- the LOC131599220 gene encoding uncharacterized protein LOC131599220 gives MNEGLRIMEEGKEKLNLEMESRKEKRKAMKKMKRKERRKEIAEMERLEEEARLNDPEEQRKRMLLEQQEAERIERDRIAFEEREKAWIIKQQEAQLLEQEKSQQQQHDSTDNNDVVEEEEAEEEDEDGPPEIIWLGNEIIIKKKKPNPNFLLHHQEHDHDRDDDGAGTDNNRPTSNPFPPESPSQSRSSRSNSAVIENVAQQIPNFGTELDKAHCPFHLKTGVCRFGDRCSRVHFYPDKSCTFVIKNMYNGPGLAWEQDEGLEYTDEEIQRCFEEFYEDVHTEFLKFGEIVNFKVCRNGSFHLRGNVYVQYKLLDSALLAYNAINGRYFAGKQVRCKFVNLTRWKVAICGEYKKSRYETCSRGTACNFIHCFRNPGGDYDWADSDRPPPKFWVDEMVALFGHSDDYEIPRIHDKSSALKHSNNVSETDSDRYHSRRSKSREINQSNGGRSDRRKHEDETKQRTHAEEWNTDFKGNHKRKRRNRTPDIDSDMEWLEEKDREKYHEHRRKSSFNTIKDDSSGRRDEYSEVDRATVNRDHEKQHDRKRRNSRMSDWDSRDCTYEAGSDEDSNRRRHRSSQRKGSRHQGRDNNNVTDEPDKNRGHEEYSDVDWDTMTEDNEKQYDSKEMNSQKRNKDSRRHQTYEAGSNEDRHRKRHHSRQMKESRHMSMDEDCVIDKSDKDRGEMETQHYSRKSSRHKRSGLRDDNVMGCICSKGKSSDDFVAENRRELKTKNRKSSKRLVVNSRENDAATTHLISNAYRDSSDEGEKEKEIHITREGTGSEEDIKKIIRSLSVKSNGERPSIVVEGWPSWLTAVAGEAIVGWVPRRADSFHKLDKIGQGTYSSVYRARDLETNKIVALKKVKFTNMDPESVRFMAREIILLRKLDHPNVMKLEGIITSRLSGSLYLIFEYMEHDLTGLATLPRNKFTEAQIKCYMQQLLRGLEHCHSRGVMHRDIKGSNLLLDNNGNLKIGDFGLATLFQPSQEQPLTSRVVTLWYRPPELLLGATSYDVAVDLWSAGCILAELLAGKPIMPGRTEVEQLHKIFKLCGSPSEEYWKKTKLPHATIFKPQQPYKRILSETFKDFPSSALSLLEVLLAIEPKDRGTASSALQNEFFTSKPLPCDPSTLPKYSPSKEFDAKLREEEARRRRTANKGHGQDLAGRSFKESKVVPAPDANGELQASIEKRGGRCNSKRNSEKYNPEEEGGYGFHLESAKAVAHNTLSHSGQLRHPGAYGSSCNMNLKEETVLAAPDRVFTSKHSKLRKQNSCWQGSTAQLSRFSNSVAVRGDSQLDMSRDCSSNSQWLEDHFDLRYSHLNNGESNQMLDETKHLCKKDFHLLGKDRAMGNAPKNGHINYSGPLLPPEANFEEILKEHERQIQQAVRKARLVKDKNKKAASEIGQSETLVHQMRYGKSHIKEF, from the exons ATGAATGAAGGATTGAGAATTATGGAAGAAGGGAAAgagaaattgaatttggagatggAGAGTCGAAAGGAGAAGCGAAAggcaatgaagaaaatgaagcgaAAGGAGAGAAGGAAGGAGATTGCAGAGATGGAGCGATTAGAGGAAGAAGCGCGTCTCAACGATCCCGAAGAGCAGAGGAAGAGGATGCTTTTGGAGCAGCAAGAGGCCGAGAGAATCGAAAGGGATAGGATCGCTTTCGAAGAGAGGGAGAAGGCCTGGATCATCAAACAACAAGAAGCTCAACTTCTCGAGCAGGaaaaatctcaacaacaacaacacgataGCACTGATAATAACGACGtcgttgaagaagaagaagcagaagaagaagatgaagacggTCCTCCGGAGATTATTTGGCTAGGAAATGAAATAAtcatcaagaagaaaaagccgAACCCTAATTTCCTCCTCCACCACCAG GAGCATGATCATGATCGTGATGATGATGGCGCTGGTACTGATAATAATAGACCTACATCAAATCCCTTTCCACCGGAATCTCCCTCTCAATCTCGCTCTTCTCGCTCCAATTCAGCGGTTATAGAGAATGTTGCTCAACAAATACCTAATTTCGGAACTGAACTG GATAAAGCTCATTGTCCTTTTCATCTTAAAACGGGAGTGTGTAGATTTGGTGATCGTTGTAGCAGGGTTCATTTCTACCCCGATAAGTCCTGCACCTTTGTCATCAAAAATATGTATAATGGTCCTGGCCTTGCTTGGGAACAAGATGAAGGCCTTGAG TATACAGATGAGGAGATTCAACGTTGTTTCGAAGAGTTTTATGAGGATGTTCATACAGAGTTCCTGAAGTTTGGAGAAATTGTGAACTTCAAG GTGTGTAGAAATGGTTCATTTCACTTGCGAGGAAATGTCTATGTACAGTACAAGTTGTTGGATTCTGCTCTGCTTGCTTATAACGCAATTAATGGTCGCTATTTCGCTGGGAAACAG GTCAGATGTAAATTTGTTAATTTAACAAGATGGAAGGTTGCTATATGTGGCGAGTATAAGAAATCACGCTACGAG ACTTGTTCTCGTGGAACAGCCTGCAATTTTATCCACTGTTTCCGTAATCCCGGTGGAGACTATGACTGGGCAGATTCTGACAGACCACCCCCAAAATTTTGGGTTGACGAGATGGTTGCTTTATTTGGTCATTCTGATGATTATGAGATCCCGAGGATTCATGACAAATCTAGTGCACTGAAGCACTCCAACAATGTCTCAGAAACAGATTCTGACAG GTATCACTCAAGAAGATCTAAGTCTAGAGAGATAAATCAATCTAATGGTGGTCGTTCTGATAGAAGAAAACATGAAGATGAAACAAAACAAAGAACTCATGCCGAGGAGTGGAATACCGACTTTAAAGGCAACCATAAAAGGAAGCGCAGGAACAGAACTCCTGATATTGATTCTGACATGGAATGGTTAGAAGAGAAAGATAGGGAAAAATATCATGAACACAGAAGGAAAAGCTCATTTAATACGATTAAAGATGACAGTAGCGGAAGGCGTGATGAGTATTCTGAGGTGGATAGAGCAACTGTAAACAGGGACCATGAAAAGCAGCATGATAGAAAAAGAAGGAACTCACGAATGTCGGATTGGGATAGTAGGGACTGTACTTATGAGGCTGGATCTGATGAGGATAGTAATAGAAGAAGGCACCGAAGTAGCCAAAGGAAAGGATCAAGACATCAGGGCAGAGACAACAATAATGTAACTGATGAGCCTGACAAAAATAGAGGCCATGAAGAGTATTCTGATGTGGATTGGGATACCATGACTGAGGACAATGAAAAGCAATATGACAGCAAAGAAATGAACTCGCAAAAGCGAAACAAGGATAGTAGGCGGCATCAGACTTATGAGGCTGGATCAAATGAGGATCGACATAGAAAAAGGCACCACAGTAGGCAAATGAAGGAGTCTAGACACATGAGCATGGACGAGGACTGTGTAATTGATAAATCTGACAAAGATAGAGGAGAGATGGAAACGCAACATTACTCAAGGAAAAGCTCGAGACACAAAAGATCTGGTCTTCGGGACGAC AATGTTATGGGTTGCATATGCTCCAAGGGAAAATCAAGTGATGATTTCGTCGCCGAAAATCGCAGAGAATTGAAGACTAAGAATAGGAAATCATCTAAGCGTTTGGTTGTGAATAGCAGGGAAAATGATGCTGCAACTACACACCTCATATCAAACGCGTATCGTGATTCATCCgatgaaggagagaaagaaaaagaaattcataTTACGAGAGAAGGAACAGGATCAGAAGAAGACAttaagaagataatcagaagctTGAGTGTCAAGAGCAATGGCGAAAGGCCGTCGATTGTTGTCGAAGGTTGGCCTTCTTGGCTCACTGCCGTTGCCGGTGAAGCCATCGTCGGTTGGGTTCCTCGTAGAGCAGACTCTTTTCACAAATTAGATAAG ATTGGACAGGGAACTTATAGCAGTGTTTATCGAGCGCGTGATCTCGAGACGAACAAAATTGTTGCTTTGAAGAAGGTGAAATTTACTAATATGGATCCGGAAAGTGTTCGTTTTATGGCGAGGGAAATTATTCTTCTGCGGAAGCTTGATCATCCAAATGTCATGAAACTTGAAGGGATTATTACTTCAAGGCTTTCGGGTAGTTTGTACCTTATTTTTGAATATATGGAACATGATCTTACTGGCCTTGCGACATTGCCTCGCAACAAGTTTACCGAAGCACAG ATCAAGTGTTATATGCAACAGCTTCTTCGCGGTCTTGAGCATTGTCACAGTCGGGGTGTTATGCATCGTGACATCAAGGGCTCAAATCTTCTGCTTGACAATAATGGCAATCTGAAGATTGGTGATTTTGGACTTGCAACTCTGTTTCAGCCATCTCAAGAACAGCCTTTAACAAGCCGTGTAGTAACCTTGTGGTACCGGCCACCTGAACTTTTGCTTGGAGCTACAAGCTATGACGTTGCTGTGGATTTGTGGAGTGCTGGTTGTATTCTTGCAGAACTGTTAGCCGGAAAACCTATAATGCCTGGACGAACTGAG GTGGAGCAACTGCATAAAATCTTCAAACTttgtggatctccttctgaagaATACTGGAAGAAGACAAAGCTACCACATGCGACAATTTTTAAACCTCAACAGCCTTACAAACGCATTCTTTCTGAGACATTCAAGGATTTTCCTTCATCAGCACTGAGTCTCTTGGAGGTCCTACTTGCTATTGAACCAAAAGATCGAGGAACTGCATCTTCAGCGCTTCAGAATGAG TTCTTCACATCAAAGCCACTTCCTTGTGATCCATCGACTTTACCAAAGTACTCACCGAGTAAGGAGTTTGATGCCAAACTTCGTGAAGAGGAAGCTAGAAG aCGGCGAACAGCAAATAAAGGACATGGACAGGATTTAGCTGGAAGGAGTTTTAAAGAGTCTAAGGTTGTACCAGCACCTGACGCAAATGGTGAGCTTCAGGCATCAATAGAG AAGAGAGGAGGGCGGTGTAATTCAAAACGCAACAGTGAGAAGTACAATCCTGAAGAGGAAGGAGGTTATGGCTTCCATCTCGAATCTGCTAAGGCAGTGGCACATAATACGTTATCTCATTCAGGCCAGTTAAGGCATCCAGGTGCATATGGATCGTCTTGCAATATGAATTTGAAAGAGGAAACTGTTCTTGCAGCCCCTGATCGTGTCTTTACATCAAAACACTCTAAACTGAGAAAACAAAATTCCTGCTGGCAAGGTAGCACTGCACAGTTGTCAAGATTTTCTAATTCAGTTGCAGTTCGAGGTGATTCACAGCTTGATATGAGTAGAGACTGTAGTTCGAATTCACAGTGGCTAGAAGATCACTTCGATTTGAGATATAGTCATTTGAACAATGGTGAGTCCAATCAAATGCTGGATGAAACCAAACATTTATGCAAGAAAGACTTCCATCTATTGGGAAAGGATCGTGCCATG GGTAATGCTCCCAAAAATGGGCACATCAACTATTCTGGGCCCTTACTGCCTCCAGAGGCTAATTTTGAAGAGATCCTCAAGGAGCATGAAAGACAAATCCAACAAGCTGTGCGCAAAGCTCGTCTGGTCAAGGACAAGAATAAAAAGGCTGCCAGTGAGATTGGGCAATCTGAAACACTAGTTCACCAAATGAGATATGGCAAGTCACATATCAAAGAGTTTTGA
- the LOC131645203 gene encoding ras-related protein RABD1, with protein sequence MSNEYDYLFKLLIIGDSSVGKSCLLLRFADDSYVDSYISTIGVDFKIRTVELEGKTVKLQIWDTAGQERFRTITSSYYRGAHGIIIVYDVTDLESFNNVKQWLHEIDRYANDSVCKLLVGNKCDLVDNKVVHTETAKAFADELGIPFLETSAKDSINVEQAFLTMAAEIKKKMGSQPSGSKSADSVQMKGQPIPQNNNCCG encoded by the exons ATGAGCAACGAATA CGATTACCTCTTTAAGCTTCTTATCATCGGTGACTCCTCCGTCGGAAAATCTTGCTTGCTTCTCCGATTCGCC GATGACTCTTATGTCGACAGCTACATTAGCACCATCGGCGTCGATTtt AAAATCAGAACGGTTGAACTTGAAGGCAAAACCGTCAAACTCCAAATT TGGGATACGGCGGGACAAGAGCGATTCAGGACTATAACAAGCAGTTATTATCGAGGAGCACACGGAATCATT ATTGTTTATGATGTTACTGATTTGGAAAGTTTCAACAATGTTAAGCAGTGGTTACATGAAATTGATAGGTATGCCAATGACAGTGTGTGCAAGCTTCTTGTCGGGAATAAATGTGATCTAGTCGATAACAAGGTTGTTCACACAGAGACTGCCAag GCTTTTGCAGACGAGCTCGGTATTCCTTTCCTTGAGACAAGTGCTAAAGACTCGATCAATGTGGAACAAGCTTTCTTAACTATGGCAGCCGAGATTAAGAAGAA GATGGGAAGCCAACCAAGTGGAAGCAAGTCAGCTGACTCTGTTCAGATGAAGGGGCAACCAATCCCACAGAATAACAACTGTTGTGGTTAG